Part of the Cupriavidus basilensis genome is shown below.
GCTCCGCCAGCGATTGATCTTAGGTGCTTAAGTGGGTGACGATACCGCTCATGGCGCGCAAACAATGTCTTGCACAGGACAATGCCGTGCTCGAAGCATCCGCAGCCATCTGACGCGATTGTCGGCTACGTGACAGTGAGAACGCTGGGCCGGCACTACGCTCCTTCCCACACGCTCGTGTGAGCTGGTGAGAAGGGAAGCGAAAGTGAAAGTGAAAGCGAAAGCAAACAGATTGGCGTCGCCGCCTGGCGAGTTGGCAACGATTCGTCAGGCCGTGGAATGGGCCATCGTCACCCGCCGCAGCGTGCGGGCCTTCCTGCAGAAGACGGTCCCGGTCGAAACGATTGAAGCGATCCTTGACGTGGCTCGCTACGCCGCAACAGGCGTCAACATTCAACCGTGGAGGGTCCACGTGGTTGCCGGAGAGGCAAAGGAACGCCTTTGCGCAGCGATCCGGCGCGTCGATGACGATCCTGCGCTTTCCACCAGCCATTCCGATGAATGGGACTACTACCCGGAGCAGTGGGTCTCGCCGTATGTGGACCGTCGCCGTTCATTGGGATGGCAGCTCTACGGGCTGCTTGGCATCGAAAAAGGCAACAAGTCGCGGATGCAGCAGCAGCATGGCC
Proteins encoded:
- a CDS encoding nitroreductase, encoding MKVKAKANRLASPPGELATIRQAVEWAIVTRRSVRAFLQKTVPVETIEAILDVARYAATGVNIQPWRVHVVAGEAKERLCAAIRRVDDDPALSTSHSDEWDYYPEQWVSPYVDRRRSLGWQLYGLLGIEKGNKSRMQQQHGRNYLFFDAPVGLLFTVDRVMSEGSLLDYGMFLQNIMVVARAHGLSTCPQAAFMKYYTIIEQQLSLAPTEKFLVGMSLGYADESRVENTLVSEREPVSSFTCFHGLERA